In Pseudomonas sp. ADAK2, the genomic window CGTCATAGCAGGTCAGCATGGTGATTTTTTCACCTTTCTGCTTGAGGCTCTGGAGCGTGGTCAGGGTGATGGCTGGCATGTAAAAAATCCTCGTTCAGGCGCTATGGAAACTACTGCGAGTAACGCGCGTGATTCTTCATTTACTCAGGCGCACGGTCTTTTGTCGTGCTTATAAGGCCTGGATTGCGCCCTTTAGCGCCGCGTTGGCGGCAGCGGGACGCCTATAGTCGTGAGGAGGACTCGGGAAGTCAATTGTGTGTGTTACCGCGTTGTTACGGTGGGGGTGTTACCGGGGGAAATAGACGCCTGTAGGAGCAAAGCTAGCTCGCGATTGCGTTCGGTCAGTCAGCATGAGGCTGAATATCAGACCGTTATCGCGAGCAAGCTTTGCTCCTACAGAGGACTAGCGTGCAGTTTGGGGAAGGCGTTCCAACCCGACAAACGGGCACGCTTCGAGCAATTCGCTGAGTGATCGGCCATCCGCCAGGCGCAAATCCCCAGGCGCCAGTTCGGCCAGTGGATACAGCACGAAGGCGCGTTCCTGCAGATGGTAATGGGGGACTTTGAGGCGAGGTTCTTCGATCAGGCGATCACCAAACAGCACGATGTCGAGATCCAGCGTGCGCGGCCCCCAACGCTCAAGGCGCTCGCGGCCCTGGCCGTTCTCGATGGCTTGCAGCGCATCGAGCAGTTCCAGCGGCGCGAGGGCACTGTCGAGGGCGGCGATGGCGTTGGTGTAGCGCGGCTGGCCGGGCAGCAACGAGTCGCTTTGATAAAACCCGGAAACCCCGATCAGCTCGGTTTGAGGCAACCGCGCCAGCGCCGTGACGGCGCTGCGCAACTGTTCGGCGGGGTCAGCCAGATTGCTGCCCATGCCGATGTAGATGCGTTCCATGACTTACTCGCCCGTAGTGCTCGGGGCGCCGGCGGCGCGCTTGCGCTTGGCGCCACCGCTGCGACGACGCTTGCGCGGGGCGCCGGTGCCGTCATCCTTGCCGCTGAGGTCGCGGATCATGTCGCGACGTTCGCTGTCGTTGGCGTCCTGATAATCCGTCCACCATTCGCCCAGGCCATCGGTCTGCTCGCCGGCGCTTTCGCGCAACAGCAGGAAGTCGTAACCGGCGCGGAACCGCGGGTTGTCGAGCAACAGGTCGGCGCGCTTGCCGCTACGGCGTGGCA contains:
- the folK gene encoding 2-amino-4-hydroxy-6-hydroxymethyldihydropteridine diphosphokinase, which produces MERIYIGMGSNLADPAEQLRSAVTALARLPQTELIGVSGFYQSDSLLPGQPRYTNAIAALDSALAPLELLDALQAIENGQGRERLERWGPRTLDLDIVLFGDRLIEEPRLKVPHYHLQERAFVLYPLAELAPGDLRLADGRSLSELLEACPFVGLERLPQTAR